In a single window of the Cucumis melo cultivar AY chromosome 11, USDA_Cmelo_AY_1.0, whole genome shotgun sequence genome:
- the LOC103490524 gene encoding E3 ubiquitin-protein ligase RMA1H1 codes for MEQQYLEEALMPNDNSLGGDKLRLDIQTYISDAEDEASHGFDCNICLDSVQDPVVTLCGHLFCWPCIYKWLHSKKLSAQQCQQVECRCPVCKAKVSRATLIPIYGKFQTTDASKAKAPPNLGPAIPRRPLGWHACEAETPASPTPQLHSHNYSPQSHSYYSQTQNEYISSSMLSSSSITTNIIHPVIGMFGDTIYPRTLGNTTTNLYSYPNSYGNVSNSSVRLRRHIMQADESLSRICFFFFCCLVICLLLF; via the coding sequence ATGGAACAGCAGTACCTTGAAGAGGCTTTGATGCCAAACGACAATTCATTAGGAGGAGACAAATTACGTTTAGACATCCAAACATATATTTCAGATGCTGAAGATGAAGCTTCCCATGGCTTTGACTGCAACATATGCCTAGACTCAGTTCAAGATCCTGTTGTAACACTTTGTGGTCATCTCTTCTGTTGGCCCTGCATTTATAAATGGCTTCACTCCAAGAAATTATCTGCACAACAATGCCAACAAGTGGAATGCCGATGTCCTGTTTGCAAGGCCAAAGTCTCCCGTGCTACTCTCATCCCAATCTACGGAAAATTTCAAACTACAGATGCCTCCAAAGCTAAAGCACCTCCAAATCTTGGCCCAGCCATCCCACGCAGACCGCTTGGGTGGCATGCTTGTGAGGCAGAGACACCAGCATCTCCAACCCCCCAGCTTCATTCCCACAACTATTCTCCTCAGTCACACTCCTACTACTCACAAACACAAAACGAATACATCTCTTCGTCAATGCTTAGCTCAAGCAGTATCACAACAAACATTATCCATCCAGTGATTGGAATGTTTGGTGACACGATTTACCCAAGAACGTTGGGAAACACAACAACGAACCTGTACAGTTATCCAAATTCATATGGTAATGTGAGCAACAGTAGTGTAAGACTGAGGAGGCACATAATGCAGGCTGATGAGTCACTGAGCAGAatctgtttcttctttttttgctgCTTAGTAATATGTCTTCTTTTATTCTAA